Proteins co-encoded in one Streptomyces sp. JH34 genomic window:
- the ruvC gene encoding crossover junction endodeoxyribonuclease RuvC, whose amino-acid sequence MRVLGVDPGLTRCGVGVVEGVAGRPLTMVGVGVVRTPADAELGHRLVAIERGIEQWLDEHRPEFVAVERVFAQHNVRTVMGTAQASAVAMLCASRRGIPVALHTPSEVKAAVTGSGRADKAQVGAMVTRLLRLDAPPKPADAADALALAICHIWRAPAQNRLQQAVAAHRTLKGRTA is encoded by the coding sequence GTGCGGGTGTTGGGCGTGGACCCGGGGCTGACCCGGTGCGGTGTCGGAGTCGTCGAGGGCGTCGCCGGCCGGCCGCTCACCATGGTCGGCGTCGGCGTCGTGCGGACCCCGGCCGACGCGGAGCTCGGCCACCGGCTGGTCGCCATCGAGCGGGGCATCGAGCAGTGGCTCGACGAACACCGTCCCGAGTTCGTGGCGGTGGAGCGGGTGTTCGCCCAGCACAACGTCCGCACGGTCATGGGTACGGCCCAGGCCAGCGCGGTCGCGATGCTCTGCGCGTCCCGTCGCGGCATCCCCGTCGCCCTGCACACGCCCAGTGAGGTCAAGGCGGCCGTCACCGGATCGGGACGCGCCGACAAGGCGCAGGTCGGGGCGATGGTGACCCGGCTGCTGCGGCTCGACGCACCCCCGAAGCCCGCCGACGCCGCCGACGCCCTCGCCCTCGCCATCTGCCACATCTGGCGCGCACCCGCGCAGAACCGACTGCAGCAGGCCGTCGCCGCCCATCGCACGCTGAAAGGCCGTACCGCATGA
- the ruvA gene encoding Holliday junction branch migration protein RuvA — MIAFVSGPVAALAPTTAVIEVGGIGMAVQCTPDTLAGLRIGKDARLATSLVVREDSLTLYGFADDDERQVFELLQTASGVGPRLAQAMLATHSPDALRIAVATGDEKALTAVSGIGKKGAQKLLLELKDRLGEPVGAHIGQQGIGAAVSSSWRDQLQAALIGLGYATREADEAVTAVTPQAEAALAQGGQAPVSQLLRAALQTLNRAR, encoded by the coding sequence ATGATCGCCTTCGTCTCCGGCCCGGTGGCCGCCCTCGCCCCGACCACGGCCGTGATCGAGGTCGGCGGCATCGGCATGGCCGTCCAGTGCACCCCCGACACCCTCGCCGGACTGCGGATCGGCAAGGACGCCCGGCTGGCCACCTCCCTGGTCGTCCGGGAGGACTCCCTCACCCTCTACGGCTTCGCGGACGACGACGAGCGGCAGGTCTTCGAGCTGCTCCAGACCGCCAGCGGTGTGGGCCCCCGGCTCGCCCAGGCGATGCTCGCCACCCACAGCCCCGACGCCCTGCGCATCGCCGTCGCCACCGGCGACGAGAAGGCGCTCACCGCCGTGTCCGGCATCGGTAAGAAGGGCGCCCAGAAGCTCCTCCTCGAACTCAAGGACCGGCTCGGCGAACCCGTCGGCGCGCACATCGGGCAGCAGGGCATCGGCGCAGCCGTCAGCTCCTCCTGGCGTGACCAGCTGCAGGCCGCCCTCATCGGCCTCGGCTACGCCACCCGGGAGGCCGACGAGGCGGTGACCGCCGTGACACCGCAGGCCGAGGCGGCGCTCGCCCAGGGCGGCCAGGCACCCGTGTCCCAGCTGCTCCGCGCAGCCCTGCAGACGCTCAACCGCGCGCGCTGA
- the pdxT gene encoding pyridoxal 5'-phosphate synthase glutaminase subunit PdxT: MTDTPVIGVLALQGDVREHLTALAVADALARPVRRPEELAEVDGLVIPGGESTTMSKLAVIFGMLEPLRERVASGMPVYGTCAGMILLADKILNPSPSSRLRSGGGDPVPGQETVGGIDMIVRRNAFGRQNESFEAAVEMDAVPGGPVEGVFIRAPWVESVGARAEVLAVHGGHIVAVRQGNALATSFHPELTGDHRVHALFTDMVRAVG, translated from the coding sequence ATGACCGACACCCCTGTCATCGGAGTCCTGGCACTCCAGGGCGACGTGCGGGAACACCTGACCGCCCTGGCCGTGGCGGACGCCCTGGCCAGGCCGGTCAGGCGGCCCGAGGAGCTCGCCGAGGTCGACGGGCTCGTCATCCCCGGCGGCGAGTCCACCACGATGTCCAAGCTGGCGGTGATCTTCGGGATGCTGGAGCCGCTGCGCGAGCGGGTCGCCTCGGGGATGCCCGTGTACGGGACCTGCGCCGGGATGATCCTGCTGGCCGACAAGATCCTCAACCCTTCCCCGAGCTCTCGACTCCGTTCGGGCGGGGGAGACCCCGTGCCCGGCCAGGAGACGGTCGGCGGCATCGACATGATCGTGCGCCGTAACGCTTTCGGGCGGCAGAACGAGTCCTTCGAGGCGGCCGTCGAGATGGACGCGGTGCCCGGCGGACCCGTCGAGGGCGTCTTCATCCGGGCCCCCTGGGTGGAGTCGGTCGGCGCCCGCGCCGAGGTCCTCGCGGTGCACGGCGGACATATCGTGGCCGTACGCCAGGGAAACGCGCTGGCGACGTCGTTCCACCCGGAGCTGACCGGGGACCACCGCGTGCACGCGCTCTTCACCGACATGGTGCGCGCCGTGGGCTGA
- a CDS encoding YebC/PmpR family DNA-binding transcriptional regulator — MSGHSKWATTKHKKAVIDAKRGKLFAKMIKNIEVAARTGGADVSGNPTLFDAIQKAKKSSVPNKNIDSAVKRGAGLEAGGADYETIMYEGYGPNGVAVLIECLTDNRNRAASDVRVAMTRNGGSMADPGSVSYLFNRKGVVIVPKGELSEDDVLGAVLDAGAEEVNDLGDTFEVLSEATDMVAVRTALQEASIDYDSAEANFVPTMQVELDEEGARKIFKLIDALEDSDDVQNVFANFDVSDEVMEKVDA; from the coding sequence ATGTCCGGCCACTCTAAATGGGCTACGACGAAGCACAAGAAGGCCGTGATCGACGCCAAGCGCGGCAAGCTCTTCGCGAAGATGATCAAAAACATCGAGGTCGCGGCCCGTACGGGTGGCGCCGACGTGTCCGGTAACCCGACCCTCTTCGACGCCATCCAGAAGGCCAAGAAGAGCTCGGTCCCGAACAAGAACATCGACTCGGCGGTCAAGCGCGGCGCCGGCCTCGAGGCCGGTGGCGCCGACTACGAGACGATCATGTACGAAGGCTACGGCCCGAACGGCGTCGCGGTGCTCATCGAGTGCCTCACCGACAACCGCAACCGTGCCGCGTCCGACGTCCGTGTCGCCATGACCCGCAACGGCGGATCGATGGCGGACCCGGGCTCGGTCTCGTACCTGTTCAACCGCAAGGGCGTCGTGATCGTCCCCAAGGGCGAGCTGTCCGAGGACGACGTGCTCGGTGCCGTGCTCGACGCGGGTGCCGAGGAGGTCAACGACCTCGGTGACACGTTCGAGGTGCTCAGCGAGGCCACCGACATGGTCGCGGTCCGCACCGCGCTGCAGGAGGCCTCCATCGACTACGACTCGGCCGAGGCCAACTTCGTCCCGACCATGCAGGTCGAGCTGGACGAAGAGGGCGCGCGCAAGATCTTCAAGCTGATCGACGCGCTCGAGGACAGCGACGACGTGCAGAACGTCTTCGCCAACTTCGACGTCTCCGACGAGGTCATGGAGAAGGTCGACGCCTGA
- the yajC gene encoding preprotein translocase subunit YajC → MSLVTLLPFIVLIGAMFLMTRSAKKKQQAAAQMRNDMQPGTGVRTIGGMYATVKEIQEDTVLLEVAPGVHAVYAKNSIGAVLDDAEYNRIVHGDDELEGEGTIVPDDASSLTAGESADDEVAKIDLGKKAEDDAEPKDTEAKGSEVKDAKADGEGDAK, encoded by the coding sequence GTGAGTCTCGTGACCCTCCTCCCCTTCATCGTGCTCATCGGGGCCATGTTCCTGATGACCCGGTCCGCCAAGAAGAAGCAGCAGGCGGCTGCGCAGATGCGCAACGACATGCAGCCCGGTACCGGCGTCCGGACGATCGGGGGCATGTACGCCACCGTCAAGGAGATTCAGGAAGACACGGTTCTCCTCGAGGTCGCGCCCGGCGTCCACGCCGTCTACGCGAAGAACTCCATCGGTGCCGTCCTGGACGACGCGGAGTACAACCGCATCGTCCACGGCGACGACGAGCTGGAGGGCGAGGGCACGATCGTGCCCGACGACGCCTCCTCGCTCACCGCCGGTGAGTCCGCGGACGACGAGGTCGCGAAGATCGACCTGGGCAAGAAGGCCGAGGACGACGCCGAGCCGAAGGACACCGAGGCCAAGGGCTCCGAGGTCAAGGACGCCAAGGCCGACGGCGAGGGCGACGCGAAGTAG
- the ruvB gene encoding Holliday junction branch migration DNA helicase RuvB produces MNWDETGPDTGDLTDERLDDRLVDAGADGEDTAVEAALRPKDLHEFVGQEKVREQLDLVLKAARARGATADHVLLSGAPGLGKTTLSMIIAAEMGAPIRITSGPAIQHAGDLAAILSSLQEGEVLFLDEIHRMSRPAEEMLYMAMEDFRVDVIVGKGPGATAIPLELPPFTLVGATTRAGLLPPPLRDRFGFTGHMEFYAPTELERVIHRSAGLLDVAIDTAGAAEIAGRSRGTPRIANRLLRRVRDYAQVKAEGRIDRDIAAAALRVYEVDARGLDRLDRAVLGALLKLFGGGPVGLSTLAVAVGEERETVEEVAEPFLVREGLLARTPRGRVATPAAWAHLGLVPPQHGAKGQQGLFGA; encoded by the coding sequence ATGAACTGGGACGAGACCGGGCCCGACACCGGCGACCTCACCGACGAGCGGCTGGACGACCGCCTGGTCGACGCCGGCGCGGACGGTGAGGACACCGCGGTCGAGGCCGCCCTGCGCCCGAAGGACCTCCACGAATTCGTCGGCCAGGAGAAGGTGCGCGAACAGCTCGACCTGGTCCTCAAGGCCGCCCGCGCCCGGGGCGCCACCGCCGACCACGTCCTGCTCTCCGGTGCCCCCGGCCTGGGCAAGACCACCCTCTCCATGATCATCGCGGCCGAGATGGGCGCCCCGATCCGCATCACCTCGGGCCCCGCGATCCAGCACGCGGGAGACCTCGCGGCGATCCTCTCCTCCCTCCAGGAGGGTGAGGTCCTCTTCCTCGACGAGATCCACCGGATGTCGCGGCCCGCCGAGGAGATGCTCTACATGGCGATGGAGGACTTCCGGGTCGACGTCATCGTCGGCAAGGGCCCCGGAGCCACGGCCATCCCGCTGGAGCTGCCGCCCTTCACCCTCGTCGGCGCCACCACCAGGGCGGGCCTGCTGCCGCCCCCGCTGCGCGACCGCTTCGGCTTCACCGGCCACATGGAGTTCTACGCCCCCACCGAGCTGGAGAGGGTCATCCACCGCTCCGCCGGCCTGCTCGACGTCGCCATAGACACCGCGGGCGCCGCCGAGATCGCCGGGCGCTCCCGGGGCACCCCCCGCATCGCCAACCGCCTGCTGCGCCGTGTCCGTGACTACGCCCAGGTCAAGGCGGAGGGGCGGATCGACCGGGACATCGCCGCCGCCGCCCTGCGGGTGTACGAGGTCGACGCCCGGGGACTCGACCGGCTGGACCGCGCGGTGCTGGGCGCCCTGCTGAAGCTCTTCGGAGGAGGCCCAGTCGGTCTCTCCACCCTCGCCGTGGCCGTGGGGGAGGAGCGCGAGACCGTCGAGGAGGTCGCCGAGCCCTTCCTCGTCAGGGAAGGGCTGCTCGCCAGGACCCCGCGCGGCAGGGTCGCGACCCCCGCGGCGTGGGCGCACCTCGGACTCGTGCCTCCGCAGCACGGCGCAAAGGGACAACAGGGCCTGTTCGGGGCGTGA